The region ACTTCTCTTCGATCGCCCAGCTAATGAACAGGTAAAGGGAACTTAAGGTGCGGCGTACCGCAGCGAGACCAGGGCTGCTCTGTTCTTCTTTTAACGACGTGTTTTGCTCCCGCAGCTCGATTGAGGCCATACAGAAAGGAGGCTGCATGAGTCGACCCAGAGCCGAGGAGATCTATCGCTTCCTGCGCTACTCCTGTGACTCGGCCCTCGTAAATGCATCAAAAGCAGGAAAACGCAACTAGCACTTtgacaaaataactaaaacacatCTCTGCATATTAGCTGCTGCAGTATTTGTCCACATCAACTTGTATTTCCTGCTCTCTGCCTTACTAGGAAGAAGGATATTTGTTACTATGTAACTGTACGGTCTGTTATTTCACCTCAGTGAGatcagagatttatttttgcacaataaGCTGAAGGAGCACAACTCGACCAAGTTAGTTTTATGCTGTGTTTTTAGTTGGGTGAGTTTTTCATGTCTCTCACAATGACAGCTATCCTGTCACAGCATTAACACTAAGATCATAGGAACTCACTTACTGAAACttgaatatttaatttgtaaaataatgtttgtttccaCCACACAGCTGCAACTGAAAGATGTGTAAAGCTTCTTAAATAAATGGACATTTTTACACATCATGGTCAGTATTGTCTGAGCACAACCTGTAATATTCATTTATAACCACTAGAGGTCAGCAGAGTCCctctaaaactttttttcacttttaatcatTAAATACTCTAAACCTTGTCACTTTTGGGGTTATAGggtcaatatttaaaaaaaaataaaagagccgAAATccatgtattttaaaaacaaaagtcttttttatttgagcGGTCTTATCAAGAACTACATGTGCTAACTTGGTGCAAGGTATTGTACATAATCAAGCACAGAAGTAACATTCAGTGTTTCGATATCAAATGACATATCCACCTGTGAAGACAaactcagtttagaaaaaaaaaaaagttgcaaataaagtaaatctaaacaacaacaacaaaaaaaatccattcacaATATGTACATCATTACATCTTTGGACATTCCCCAAAGTGTCAGACCTGCACAGCTTGACCTGGAGGAGTAACCATGACAACATGCAGGGGAAGTagcagcttctgttttttaaatatgttactACCACTGTGTCAGGGGACAGTGTTGTAATTTTAATCACTTTATCCTAATTTAGGCTGGTAAATTTTCAATTTGTGTTTAAGCACAAACGGGTTGTAAAGTCTGCAGCCGTGGCAAAACTACTATCTCTGCCTCTAGGTGGCGCAAATTAGTGCACTGTTTTTAACCCTGTGGCACTAAGTTGGTCTGATGCTGCCCCCTTGTGGACAACGTGGAGCTCCACGAACACTGTGCCCAAACAAGATGACGGGAAGCaggtttaaaacacattttggatttttaaagACCCCACTTTTGACAAGCTACCCCATTTGGtcaacatttcaataaaatgttgcCTAAGTAGGAAATACACAGCATAAAACCTCATTTTTGATTGCTATTATGGTTTCAGCCATACTTGTGGTTAACATACCATAAGGTGCTTTTTAGACACTGACGCCCACAACAGCAGTACATTTAATTTGATGatacacataaaaaagaaacatgattttgtgtttgactCTATCCAAATTATGTCTTTGTACcaacagttttattgtgaaaagatTGTTGTAACCTCACAACTGATTAAAACTTTCAACAGCAGCTACATTTTGCATCAAACCCCTACTTCCTGCACTAGTCCATTGCAGGAATTTGCTTTTtactgcctctttttttttttttttaaatgtaactgtTACTGCATTATCCTGAAACGCATTCAAATGGAGGTGAACAGCTTTggtcaacaacaaaaaaaaagtaaatgtaaatttataaatatttcacTGAAAGGGAGCAGAATAGAGGCACCGATATGCCCaaatttgtatatattttttggtaaCCAAGAACATATCAAATACTGGACACTAGTTTAGCACAAACTACTCCATTACAACCTAAACACAGCATTGTAGACAAAGTAGTATTTCATTTCTTTGACTCTACATTTTAGGGACATGTAACATTCAAGATTCCTAATGTGCTAAAAAGTCACcatatgtacaaaaaaaaatatctgtggCTCAAAAGAAACCATATATACAAAAGCAgcttccagctttttttttttttatatatatatatatatatatatatatatatatatattcttcaaACACCACAAGTGGTTGAAGCTCCACCTGAACAGATGCTTACTAACAGTCAGTAGTTGTTTCTGATTATAAAACACCAGTTAACAGATCACAGACCTGCATTAAACAATGCTTTATATTGTAGGGATTCACTGACGGCTTTAACGacactggctgctgctgctcagtgtCTTACATGCTGGTTGGCTGTGTCTGttgctgcagaggctgcagctggACACACTGAGGCTCAGAGTTCTGGATGCTGCATTCCTCTCCCTGCCGCatgtacattaaaaacaaagtcacGGTGGCGAACGTGGTGGCGTTCACCGGAAACGCGCGCAGCAGCGTGGACGTGAGCCCGCGCGTGAAAACCCGCCACCCTTCCTTCCGCAGACTCTGTCTGACGCAGTCCATGATGCCGCTGTACCTGTTCACGCCGCCGACGCCGTCCGCCTGCAGACGCGACTTGATCACGTCCACGGGGTAGGTGGAGAGCCACGAGGCGATGCCCGACATGCCACCGGCAAACAGCAGCTTCGGGATCATGTAGGGGTCTTCGGGCTCGCAGCCCAGGGAGCGCGTCAGCACGTCGTATGCGAGGAAGTACACGCCGAAGCCCGGCGTCTCGCGCAGAAGCGTGGTCACCATGCCACGGTTGATCCCTCGGAACCCCTCCTTGTTATAGATCCTCACCAGGCAGTCCAGGGAGTTCTTGTACACCTTCCTCTTAGACTTCTTCTCTCCGGTGCCTTGCATCTGCATGCGCGTCTTGGCCAGCTCCATCGGACAGCAGATGACACACTGGATGGCTCCAGCCGCGGCTCCAGCCAGGAACTGGTTCAGAGGAGTGTCGCGGCCGAGGTGCCGCATGGCGTTGCCTTGGACACCAAAAACGATGGCATTGATGAACGTCAGCCCCATCATGGGCGAGCCGATACCCTTATACAAACCCAGCATCTGCAGACAAAGGCGTCACAGGATGAACTGCCGAGTCACGTCACACTGAACAGCAGAACatcttaaatgtttcatttgtgttCATATACGCCAAAAAGTAAAACCTATAAAGATGTCATAGTTCTAAACTACATTATGGGAGAGTCTGCTGAAACCAAACAAGTCCGT is a window of Kryptolebias marmoratus isolate JLee-2015 linkage group LG10, ASM164957v2, whole genome shotgun sequence DNA encoding:
- the LOC108234600 gene encoding mitochondrial basic amino acids transporter isoform X1, which codes for MALDFAAGCVGGAAGVLVGHPFDTVKVRLQVQNVDKPLYRGTFHCFQSIIRQESMLGLYKGIGSPMMGLTFINAIVFGVQGNAMRHLGRDTPLNQFLAGAAAGAIQCVICCPMELAKTRMQMQGTGEKKSKRKVYKNSLDCLVRIYNKEGFRGINRGMVTTLLRETPGFGVYFLAYDVLTRSLGCEPEDPYMIPKLLFAGGMSGIASWLSTYPVDVIKSRLQADGVGGVNRYSGIMDCVRQSLRKEGWRVFTRGLTSTLLRAFPVNATTFATVTLFLMYMRQGEECSIQNSEPQCVQLQPLQQQTQPTSM
- the LOC108234600 gene encoding mitochondrial basic amino acids transporter isoform X2, encoding MLGLYKGIGSPMMGLTFINAIVFGVQGNAMRHLGRDTPLNQFLAGAAAGAIQCVICCPMELAKTRMQMQGTGEKKSKRKVYKNSLDCLVRIYNKEGFRGINRGMVTTLLRETPGFGVYFLAYDVLTRSLGCEPEDPYMIPKLLFAGGMSGIASWLSTYPVDVIKSRLQADGVGGVNRYSGIMDCVRQSLRKEGWRVFTRGLTSTLLRAFPVNATTFATVTLFLMYMRQGEECSIQNSEPQCVQLQPLQQQTQPTSM